Genomic segment of Acidobacteriota bacterium:
GGAGACCGCCGCTCTACCAATTGGAGCTACTGGCCTGTGGTATTCCGTTCACCACCTACTGCGTAATTTGTCGGTCGCCAACGGATTGCGGAGCCCTTCCTTGGGGCTCCGTCGTAACCAAACCGCTGGCGCAATCATTCCCTATTCGACGATCTCGGTGACGGTTCCGGCTCCGACGGTGCGGCCGCCTTCGCGGATGGCGAAGCGCACGCCCTTCTCCATCGCGATCGGAGCGATCAGCGTCACGTCCAGGTTCACGCTGTCGCCGGGCATCACCATC
This window contains:
- the tuf gene encoding elongation factor Tu (EF-Tu; promotes GTP-dependent binding of aminoacyl-tRNA to the A-site of ribosomes during protein biosynthesis; when the tRNA anticodon matches the mRNA codon, GTP hydrolysis results; the inactive EF-Tu-GDP leaves the ribosome and release of GDP is promoted by elongation factor Ts; many prokaryotes have two copies of the gene encoding EF-Tu), whose translation is MVMPGDSVNLDVTLIAPIAMEKGVRFAIREGGRTVGAGTVTEIVE